GAATGAAACCAGCTTCCCATATTCTCCAAGTTCTTCTGGAAGCAGGGATAGTGGTCCTCTACCTGAAGGAGTCTCTCTTTCAAGTGAGGGTACTGGATCAAGTTCTGGAACTTACAGGACTCCACAAGAATATATCGATTCATTGAATGGTGATGGGGAATGGATCATTTATAACAGTTCAACAAATACTGCAAAAGTCACAAGCATTGAAGCGTTTGTAAAACATTGCAAATCTCCAAGTAAAGATGTTGGTGCATTTGATGATTTAGGAAGAGACCAAGTTGAAAATGAGTTATTCGGCAATGAGGAGCATGAGTCATTGCACTTTGATGGCATTATGGCAAATACCCTAAAGGAAAATTCAGAAAATTACTCTCAGTTCTCTGATTATGACTCCTCTAAGGCAACATCCTATGCAAATGACTTGAAAGAATTGGATAGATTCAATTACACAATTGAGAATCGTTCCAATATGTATAATCCATTGTATTATGTTTCCCCTTATTATGATGGAGTGGGATCATCACATTCTGCTAAATACTGGAGAATAAATGCTGGAATTGATCAGACAGACACTTCATTTACCGTTGAAACCAATTTGGCTCTCGCTTTGATGCAGATTAGTGATGTGGATAGCGTTAAGTTCAATGAAGTGTGGGGTCAAGGCCACAGCCAAGCTGAAAGAAAAGGGTCCGCTAGTGGAAACTTCATCAATTGGATCAATGAATGCATGAGCAATGAATCAGATTTCTTTTTATTTGATTTTTAATTTAATTCTTTAATTTTCATTTTTTATTTTTTTTTATTTTCTAATTATTATTTTTCTTTCTAATATTTTAATTTTTTAAATTATTTTTTTATTTTTTTTATTTTCTAATTATTATTTTTCTTTCTAATCTTTTATTTTTTTATTTTTTTTTATTTTCTAATTATTATTTTTCTTTCTAATCTTTTAATTTTTTAAATTATTTTTTTTTAATTATTTTTTAGCCATTTTTAAATATTTTTTTTTAATAAATTTTTCATGTGCTTTTCACTAATTTTCATTACATGAATTTATTGCATGAGATTTCATGTTCACTTCATGTACTTTGTTTTAATTTATTTGTTTTTAGCTATTTTTAACAAATTCTTGTTTATTTTTTCATTTTTATTGTAAAATCGCTTTAATTTTTCTAAAATATTTTTAAATTAAATAATAATCTTTATAAAGGCATAAAACATATTATTAAATATGATTATCAAGACTGGGAAAATTAATAAATCAAGAGGTAATATAAGTCTCACAATCGGTAAGGAAGATGTGAAAAAACATAATCTTGAAGAGGGAGATTTTGTAATCTTGACTCCTGAAGAATATGAAGAATTGAAGACATCTTCTGAAATCGAAGTGTCCACTTTGGAAGTAGTCCCAGATGATGAAGCTGTTGTAAAATTAGAATACGATCTTAAGGAAGCAAAGTCTAAAGAAAAGATTCTTTTCTCAAAAGTTGAGGAATTGGAAAACATTAATCTAGAGCTTACCACTAAATTGTCTCAACTTGAAAAAGCAAATTATATAAACAGCAGTGTTTTGTCCGATTCTGAATCAAATTCTCTCATTGATGAAGTTAAAAAGTTAAATGGGGATATTGATGACTTAAATTCTGAAATCAAGCAATTGAATAAGGATTTAAATGAATCAAATGAAGAAAGAATTGAACTATTGCAGGATATGAATGTCTTAAAGACTAAAATGAGTTTTGATGCCGGAGAATTGTCAAGACTTAGAGAGCGTGAAGATAAGCATAAGGAAATCTTGGAGATAATCCTAAGAACAAACAGGAACATGCTTGATGAGGTTGTAAACAAGACATTGACTGCTACAATCAATGAGATAAATAAGGAATTAGGTGAAACCAGCATAATAAGAAGAATTAGGGGATTGACAATTGTCAAGGAACCTGAAATTCATAAATCAGCTATTTCAAGCAAGGCTTACACTCAATTGGAAGAGTTAATTCCTGACGAATATTTGCTTGAAAGTGGAGAATAAGTTTCTTTATCATAGTGAATTCTAATTTGCCTATTCTATTGCCTAGTCTATTTAATCTAAGATTTTTCAAGAATTTTAATCATTGTTAATCATTAATCATATTTATATAGTTTATTTGGTATCAATTAAAATGGTGATTCTATGGATGAAGTTCAATTTGATGAAGAAGGAATCAAATTTAAATACTTAAGTAATTGGAAAGAACAAAACAAAGAAATGCTTGGCCCAAATTGTATCAAGGCTTTAGTGAAAGTTGTAGAAGGCAATCCATCTACAATTACAGTATATAAGAATGATGCAGGTGAAGCTGAGGCTATTGCACAAATTGAAGAAGCTTTTAAGGAAAGTTTTGAAGCACAAGGATGGAACATTGTTGAATCTAGAATTCTAAACCTTAATGGCCTGCCGGTTTACAATATCATTACAAATGCTGAAGAGGGTGGAAAAACTTTGGAAAACAATACTTCTGCATTGCTCAATGATGGAAACTTGTATGTCTTTGAATTGATGCACTTTAAGGAATTCCCATATGCTTACAATGATTATTTAGCTATTATGGATTCCATTGAATTTGAATAGTTTCATAATTCATTTTTTATTCTCTATTTTCTATTTTTTTATTTTACTTTTTAATTTTATTTTTATTTTACATTTATCTTTGTTTTAAAGGAGTTTCTCATAATGTCCAATATATTTAAAAACGATGAATTAAGCTTCAAGTATCCAAATAATTGGAAATTGCTTGAAGCAGATGATATTGAAAATTGCATAGCTGTACTTGACTGTGACAGCAAATTCAGTAGAGTTATGGTGTTCAAGTATCCTCAGGAAGGACTGTCAATGGAATACCTTAAGAATGCAATTGAAGACATTCCAAGGGAAGACAGCTTAATCGTTGAGGAGTCTCATCTAACCATTATTGGAAACAAGGAAACCCATGAACTTATAGCAAAGGATACAAGTCATGAACCTCCTTTGAATACTCATTCTTTATCCGCAATCAATGATAGGGATGCATTTAGCTTTAATTTCTTTGGCTTTGGAGAGGATAATCCTGATAAAGAAGGATTTTTGATGATGTATAAAACTTTAGAGTTCTATTAAAATTTCTTATTTTTTAT
Above is a genomic segment from Methanobrevibacter ruminantium containing:
- a CDS encoding coiled-coil domain-containing protein, translated to MIIKTGKINKSRGNISLTIGKEDVKKHNLEEGDFVILTPEEYEELKTSSEIEVSTLEVVPDDEAVVKLEYDLKEAKSKEKILFSKVEELENINLELTTKLSQLEKANYINSSVLSDSESNSLIDEVKKLNGDIDDLNSEIKQLNKDLNESNEERIELLQDMNVLKTKMSFDAGELSRLREREDKHKEILEIILRTNRNMLDEVVNKTLTATINEINKELGETSIIRRIRGLTIVKEPEIHKSAISSKAYTQLEELIPDEYLLESGE